A genomic window from Glycine soja cultivar W05 chromosome 10, ASM419377v2, whole genome shotgun sequence includes:
- the LOC114371728 gene encoding heparanase-like protein 2, whose protein sequence is MGASVGVAQYGKDLIKLILSTLYESSKFKPSLVAPGGFYEKYWYDRLLQVSGLGIINVLTHHLYNLGPGSDEHLERKILDHERLSRVESIFGNLSEIIKIYGPWSSAWVGEAGGAYNSGVNHVSNRFLNSFWYLDQLGIASCYNTKVYCRQTLIGGNYDLLNTTTFAPNPNYYSALLWHRLMGKKVLAVSSDVHIKDFYLQLGNVSRS, encoded by the exons ATGGGTGCAAGTGTTGGTGTTGCACAATATGGGAAAGACTTGATAAAGCTTATTCTAAGCACGTTATACGAGAGCTCCAAGTTCAAGCCTTCACTTGTCGCACCTGGaggattttatgaaaaatattggtATGACAGGCTTCTTCAGGTTTCGGGTTTAGGCATAATCAATGTTCTGACTcatcatttatataatttggGCCCAG GTAGTGATGAGCATCTTGAAAGGAAGATTCTAGATCATGAGCGCTTGAGTAGGGTGGAATCAATTTTCGGAAATCTTTCAgaaatcattaaaatatatgGTCCTTGGTCTTCTGCATGGGTAGGAGAAGCTGGAGGGGCATACAACAGTGGTGTCAATCATGTTTCTAACAGATTTCTAAACAGCTTTTG GTACTTAGATCAACTTGGAATAGCATCTTGCTACAACACTAAAGTCTATTGCAGACAGACTTTAATTGGAGGGAACTATGACCTTCTCAATACCACTACCTTTGCTCCCAATCCTAACTACTACAG TGCACTTTTGTGGCATCGGTTAATGGGAAAGAAGGTTCTTGCGGTCTCAAGTGATGTTCATATTaaagacttttacctacagttaggaaatgtaagtagaagttaa